One genomic window of Struthio camelus isolate bStrCam1 chromosome 1, bStrCam1.hap1, whole genome shotgun sequence includes the following:
- the CLSTN3 gene encoding calsyntenin-3 — MGSPRPRAAVLLPLLCLCALPPGSSSNKANKHKPWIEAEYQGIVMENDNTVLLNPPLFALDKDAPLRYAGEICGFRIHGAGVPFEAVILDKATGEGLIRAKEPVDCEAHKEHTFTIQAYDCGEGPDGANTKKSHKATVHVRVNDVNEFAPVFVEKLYRVAVTEGKLYDRILRVEAVDGDCSPQYSQICYYEILTPNVPFLIDNDGNIENTEKLQYSGERLYKFTVTAYDCGKKRASDDAEVEIEVKPTCKPSWQGWNKRIEYIPGAGSLALFPSIHLETCDEPLWNIQATVELQTNHVAKGCDRDNYSEKSLRKLCGAASGEIDLLPVPSPTANWTARLSVHYSQDSSLIYWFNGSQAAQVPVVNGPNAHEGLSDHFTLSVWMKHAVVPSKGRREEETVICSTVQSEDGYSHYSLAVHGCRIAFLYWPLLESARPVKFLWKLEQVCDDEWHHYALNLEFPTVTLYVDGVSYDPALIHDNGLIHPPRQEPSVMIGACWTEEKNKEKIKGNENSTDTVQGDPLPIHHYFHGYLAGFTVRPGSLESREVIECLYACREGLDYSDFDSLGKGMKVHVNPSQSLLTLEGDDVETFNHAIQHVAYLNSLRFATPGVRPLRLTTTVKCFSEESCVSIPDVEGYVVVLQPDAPQILLSGNAHFARPASDFETPDGVPLFPNLQITCSISHQVEAKKDESWHGTVTDTRMSDEIVHNLDGCEISLVGDDLDPEREYLLLDGASLQQRGLELVNTSAYLTITGVESIAVYEEILRQVSYHISHGAALYERKFHLSCTEMNGRYSSNEFTVEVNVLHNMNQAAHPNHILSSQLFMHRGHHLPPELSGHSLASTHSDSMVPSAATIIIVVCVGFLALMVILGILRIHSLHRREAGQEVPGVAAGGHTGTSSKDSDMFWDDSALTIIVNPMESYQSCQERAAESSEGRASEGMEDDDDSSDSETPDSPDSNHVDDRHIMGKRDGSHHY; from the exons ATGGGCAGccctcggccccgcgccgccgtgcTGCTCCCGCTCCTCTGCCTCTGTGCCCTGCCGCCCGGCAGCTCCTCCAACAAAG CAAATAAGCACAAGCCCTGGATTGAAGCCGAGTATCAGGGCATCGTTATGGAGAATGATAACACAGTCCTGCTCAACCCACCGCTATTTGCACTGGACAAAGATGCTCCGCTGCGCTATGCAG GTGAAATCTGTGGCTTCCGGATCCATGGGGCAGGGGTGCCCTTTGAAGCTGTGATCTTGGACAAAGCTACAGGTGAGGGGCTGATCCGGGCTAAGGAACCAGTGGATTGTGAGGCGCATAAGGAACACACATTCACCATCCAGGCTTATGACTGTGGAGAGGGACCTGATGGGGCCAATACCAAGAAATCACACAA GGCTACTGTGCACGTTCGAGTAAACGATGTAAATGAGTTTGCTCCTGTCTTTGTGGAAAAGTTGTATCGTGTCGCAGTGACTGAGGGAAAGCTGTATGATCGCATCTTGCGTGTGGAGGCCGTTGATGGAGACTGCTCGCCACAGTACAGCCAGATCTGCTACTATGAAATCCTGACCCCCAACGTTCCCTTTTTGATCGACAACGATG GGAACATTGAGAACACGGAGAAGCTGCAGTACAGTGGAGAACGTCTCTACAAATTCACAGTAACGGCCTATGACTGTGGAAAGAAGCGGGCTTCTGATGATGCTGAAGTGGAAATAGAGGTGAAGCCCACCTGCAAGCCCAGCTGGCAGG GCTGGAACAAGAGGATCGAGTACATACCAGGTGCAGGTAGCCTTGCACTCTTTCCCAGCATTCATCTGGAGACCTGCGATGAGCCCCTGTGGAACATCCAGGCCACGGTGGAGCTGCAGACAAACCACGTGGCTAAGGGCTGTGACCGGGATAACTACTCCGAGAAGTCACTACGCAAACTCTGTG GTGCTGCCTCAGGAGAGATCGACCTGTTGCCTGTGCCTAGCCCCACAGCAAACTGGACAGCGCGGCTCTCAGTGCACTACAGTCAGGACAGCAGCCTTATCTACTGGTTCaatggcagccaggctgcccaggTGCCTGTGGTGAATGGGCCGAATGCCCATGAGGGGCTGAGTGACCACTTCACCCTGTCTGTATGGATGAAACATGCTGTGGTGCCTagcaaaggcaggagggaagaggagacagTGATCTGCAGTACAGTGCAGAGTG AGGATGGCTACTCGCATTATTCTCTGGCTGTGCATGGCTGCCGAATTGCTTTCCTATACTGGCCATTGCTGGAGAGTGCAAGGCCTGTGAAGTTCCTCTGGAAGTTGGAGCAG GTTTGTGATGACGAATGGCACCATTATGCCCTCAACCTTGAGTTCCCCACTGTTACGCTTTATGTGGATGGCGTGTCTTATGACCCTGCTCTCATCCATGACAATGGCCTCATTCATCCCCCAAGGCAGGAGCCTTCCGTCATGATTGGAGCCTGCTGGACTG aggagaaaaataaagagaaaattaaaggaaatgaGAACTCCACTGATACTGTACAAG GAGATCCTCTGCCGATACACCACTACTTTCATGGTTACTTGGCTGGCTTCACTGTGCGCCCTGGCAGCTTGGAAAGCCGGGAGGTTATTGAATGCCTCTATGCCTGCCGTGAGGGGCTTGATTACAGTGACTTCGACAGTCTGGGCAAAGGGATGAAG GTTCATGTGAACCCCTCTCAGTCCCTGCTCACCTTGGAGGGTGATGATGTGGAAACTTTCAACCATGCAATCCAGCACGTGGCTTACCTGAACTCACTGCGCTTTGCTACCCCTGGAGTCCGTCCGCTCAGGCTCACCACTACTGTCAA aTGTTTCAGTGAAGAGTCCTGTGTCTCCATTCCTGATGTGGAAGGCTATGTTGTGGTGCTACAGCCTGATGCCCCCCAGATCCTGTTAAGTGGAAATGCCCACTTTGCTCGCCCTGCATCAGACTTCGAGACACCTGATGGGGTTCCCCTGTTCCCCAACCTCCAGATCACCTGCTCTATTTCTCACCAGGTGGAGGCCAAGAAGGATGAGAGTTGGCATGGTACTG TGACAGACACACGAATGTCAGATGAGATTGTGCACAACCTGGATGGCTGTGAGATCTCACTGGTAGGAGATGACTTGGACCCGGAGAGGGAGTATCTGCTGCTGGATGGGGCATCCCTGCAGCAGCGGGGCCTCGAGCTTGTTAACACCTCTGCCTACCTGACCATCACAG GGGTGGAGAGCATTGCAGTATATGAGGAGATACTACGCCAGGTCTCGTACCACATCAGCCACGGTGCTGCCCTTTATGAAAGGAAATTTCACCTGTCCTGCACTGAGATGAACGGACGCTACTCCAGCAATGAATTTACTGTTGAG GTGAATGTCCTCCACAACATGAACCAAGCTGCTCATCCTAACCATATTCTGAGTTCCCAGCTGTTCATGCACCGAGGCCATCATTTACCCCCAGAGCTATCTGGGCACAGTTTGGCAAGCACCCATAGCGACTCTA TGGTCCCCAGTGCAGCCACTATCATCATTGTGGTGTGTGTGGGCTTCCTGGCACTCATGGTGATCCTTGGCATCCTGCGCATCCACTCACTTCACCGCCGGGAAGCAGGGCAAGAGGTCCCTGGGGTTGCTGCAGGGGGGCACACAGGCACCAGCAGCAAAGACAGTGACATGTTCTGGGATGACTCAGCCCTCACCATCATAGTCAATCCCATGGAG TCCTACCAGAGCtgccaggagagggcagcagaAAGCAGCGAGGGCAGAGCTAGTGAGGGCATGGAAGATGATGATGACAGCAGTGATTCGGAGACACCCGACTCCCCAGACAGCAACCATGTGGATGACCGACACATCATGGGCAAAAGAGATGGCTCTCACCACTACTAG
- the RBP5 gene encoding retinol-binding protein 5, with protein sequence MPPNLTGYYRFVSQENMDNYLRALDINVVLRKLVCLLKPDKEIIHTGDHMIIRTITSLRDYVMDFDLGVQFEEDLGPVDGRKCQTTVSWEGDQLVCEQLGEKRNRGWRHWLEGDRLHLRMTAEDEVCVQVFQKVK encoded by the exons ATGCCTCCCAACCTCACTGGCTATTACCGCTTCGTCTCCCAGGAGAATATGGACAATTACCTGCGGGCTTTAG ATATCAACGTGGTCCTGCGGAAACTGGTTTGCCTCCTGAAGCCTGATAAAGAGATCATCCATACAGGAGATCATATGATCATCCGCACGATCACCTCCCTGCGAGACTATGTTATGGATTTTGACCTGGGAGTCCAGTTCGAGGAGGACCTGGGACCAGTAGATGGACGCAAGTGCCAG ACAACTGTCTCCTGGGAAGGTGATCAGCTGGTGTGTGAGCAGCTaggagagaagaggaacagaGGCTGGAGGCACTGGCTGGAGGGGGACCGGCTGCATCTg CGCATGACGGCTGAGGACGAGGTTTGTGTTCAGGTCTTCCAGAAAGTGAAGTGA